In the genome of Bacteroides mediterraneensis, the window AAGATGATGCGTTACATCATGCAGAAGAAAGGCATCGATTCCTTGGAGTCGCTTCGTCAGCAGGCCATTGACAACGGAGTAGAGTTTATTGCCTGCCAGATGTCGATGGACGTGATGGGCGTCAAGAAAGAAGAGCTGCTGGACAACGTGACCATTGGTGGGGTAGCCACTTATATGGACCGTGCCGAAGAAGCCAATGTCAATCTGTTTATTTAACGTATGGAAAAAATAAAATGTATCTGTGTGATGAGAGAGCTCTTCCGGGCTCTCTCTGATCTTGAGTCGCACTTGCTGCAGGCGCATGGGGTGTCTTTGAACGAGGCCATGGTGCTGTGTGCCATCGGCAAGGAGCAGGTGGCAGCCCGCACGATTGTAGAACGTACCGGACTGACCCCTTCGCATGCTTCAAAGGTAATTCGGGCGGTGGAAGAACGTAACCTGCTGGTGCGTACCCTGGGTGAGAAGGACAAGCGGGAGATGTATTTTTCGTTGACCGATGAGGCGTTCTGTTGCCTGAAAGGCATACGCGACGAAGGAGTGGAGGTGCCGGAAATCCTGCAACCGTTATTTGCGGCCTATACGGACGAATCGTCTGAATCGTGTGCATAAAAAGGGAGGAAGCGATGAAAAAGAAAAAGTTTGAACTGGAAGTACCCGGTGGGGCAGACAAGGTGTTGCTGCATACTTGCTGTGCACCTTGTTCATCGGCCATTATTGAATGCCTGATGCAGCATGGGGTGCGTCCTACCATTTATTATTGCAATCCGAACATCTATCCGCTGGAGGAATATACCATCCGCAAGGACGAATGTACCCGTTATGCCCAGTCGCTGGGGCTGGAGATTGTGGATGCGGACTATGACCACGAAGCCTGGCGCTGTACGGTGACCGGACTGGAAAATGAGCCAGAGCGTGGAGGCCGCTGTCTGAAATGTTTCAAGATGCGTTTGGCCGATACGGCCCGTTATGCCCATGAACACGGCTTTTCGGTGATAACCACTACGCTGGCTTCCTCGCGCTGGAAAAGTCTGGACCAGATAAACGAAGCCGGACGTTGGGCTGTGGCTTCCTATCCGGATGTCACGTGGTGGGAACAGAATTGGCGCAAGGGAGGACTCAGTGAGCGCCGCATCGCCATTATCAAGGAATATAATTTCTACAACCAGCAGTATTGCGGTTGTGAGTTCAGCATGCGCAAGCTCGATGAATCGTCTGCTACTCCTTCTTGTTCTCTTCCTCTCCCTTCTTCGTCTCAATAGGCATGGTGTTTTCCTTGTAGGCGGAGAAGCCTTTCACTTTCACGCGCTCCTTCTTTTCCTCCTCATTGATGGCAGCCTGCCCCAGCTGGTTCATGTT includes:
- a CDS encoding epoxyqueuosine reductase QueH, whose product is MKKKKFELEVPGGADKVLLHTCCAPCSSAIIECLMQHGVRPTIYYCNPNIYPLEEYTIRKDECTRYAQSLGLEIVDADYDHEAWRCTVTGLENEPERGGRCLKCFKMRLADTARYAHEHGFSVITTTLASSRWKSLDQINEAGRWAVASYPDVTWWEQNWRKGGLSERRIAIIKEYNFYNQQYCGCEFSMRKLDESSATPSCSLPLPSSSQ
- a CDS encoding MarR family winged helix-turn-helix transcriptional regulator, producing MEKIKCICVMRELFRALSDLESHLLQAHGVSLNEAMVLCAIGKEQVAARTIVERTGLTPSHASKVIRAVEERNLLVRTLGEKDKREMYFSLTDEAFCCLKGIRDEGVEVPEILQPLFAAYTDESSESCA